In a genomic window of Colias croceus chromosome 20, ilColCroc2.1:
- the LOC123700916 gene encoding uncharacterized protein LOC123700916: MIPNRYVPSQSSAMKMQKSRLEGKPSMLPKLRQGSSTDRMSTESRRPSATGYRSSSAEPGRGTFGSHYGKDASVSKLPLNRRSRSQTGEARYDQPPVTPKRGSQYMRQPTITPVRTPSQERANRSWQTSLERVLAFVTIKDQRPISNIAWQRAENARVAEALSARGEPGALIRPLTIARFVDIVGTLLAPVFKDALNNDNYVAKLPHLSKRLLYPGAVSKSWLRTVNTLHAFPHALALISYLLDLITHIERPVSDDWLYVDKDELSCLRRDYFSKCWVRFQMPGHEYEDLNEEYVQNLKKHLGNDEEKIAELQMVIKKYEEELDDEEEQSARAEEQRVHSRSSSLGGALRSARAARRQLAAERAAQRARTPQLHELSTVLLADIERAKLELSGLRAELEKQTLSVEERTRLLDQVDYSLRVHDSKRALADNVAKTIIAKENELAVWQKKTLDSCMQYKEALIHLAPDCPQLGSLAVDEKELMEASCGVLVTRAAEELKRYCAALSAKRNERARDKTALQRKRAAQLEEARTKITELKSAVEREQQALEMETAQENTAAAEWSAEEVLMMERIQELRARQQQYKRVEDELQFWEAQEKIWQSKLSTLRENVVKQRQEANIKLEDTKVKLLEHARSALVAWNTRLDMN, from the exons ATGATACCTAATAGATACGTTCCTAGCCAGTCATCTGCAATGAAAATGCAAAAATCAAG ACTTGAAGGTAAACCATCAATGCTACCAAAGCTTCGTCAAGGGAGCTCGACGGATCGTATGTCGACTGAATCTCGGCGGCCGTCAGCCACTGGCTACCGTTCTAGCAGTGCAGAACCTGGCCGTGGTACTTTTGGTTCGCATTATGGTAAAGATGCTTCTGTGTCTAAGTTGCCGTTGAATCGG AGATCTCGTTCACAAACTGGTGAAGCAAGATATGATCAGCCACCGGTGACACCTAAACGTGGAAGCCAATACATGAGACAACCAACTATTACACCTGTG agAACACCATCTCAAGAAAGAGCAAATAGAAGTTGGCAGACATCTTTAGAGAGGGTTCTTGCGTTTGTTACTATTAAAGATCAGAG GCCAATATCAAACATAGCCTGGCAGCGAGCAGAGAACGCTCGAGTCGCTGAAGCTCTAAGTGCTCGCGGTGAACCCGGGGCACTCATCCGCCCGCTCACCATCGCTCGTTTTGTGGATATTGTTGGCACGTTGTTAGCGCCAGTGTTCAAAGATGCGCTGAACAATGATAACTACGTTGCTAAG ttACCGCACCTCTCCAAACGGCTGCTCTACCCGGGCGCAGTATCCAAGTCTTGGCTCCGTACAGTCAACACGCTGCACGCGTTCCCACACGCGCTCGCACTTATATCGTATTTACTCGATTTGATTACGCatatt GAAAGACCAGTTTCCGATGACTGGCTGTATGTTGATAAAGATGAGCTGTCTTGTTTGCGTCGAGACTATTTCTCCAAGTGCTGGGTTCG TTTTCAAATGCCAGGGCATGAATATGAAGATCTGAATGAGGAATatgttcaaaatttaaaaaagcacCTCGGTAATGATGAAGAGAAGATTGCTGAACTGCAAATGGTTATCAAGA AATATGAGGAAGAGCTCGACGATGAAGAAGAACAGTCGGCTCGAGCTGAAGAACAACGCGTGCACAGCCGCAGCAGCTCGCTGGGCGGGGCGCTGCGCAGCGCGCGCGCCGCCAGGAGGCAGCTCGCCGCCGAGCGCGCCGCGCAGCGGGCCCGCACGCCGCAGCTACACGAGCTCAGCACGGTGCTGCTCGCCGACATTGAGCGGGCCAA ATTGGAGCTCTCTGGTCTCCGTGCCGAGCTAGAGAAGCAGACGCTGTCGGTGGAGGAGCGCACACGGCTGCTGGACCAGGTGGACTACTCGCTGCGGGTGCACGACTCCAAGCGGGCACTCGCCGACAACGTGGCCAAG ACCATAATAGCCAAAGAGAACGAGCTGGCCGTCTGGCAGAAGAAAACTCTAGACAGTTGTATGCAGTATAAAGAGGCGCTTATACATTTGGCTCCGGACTGCCCGCAGCTTGGTAGCCTTGCTGTGGATGAAAA AGAATTAATGGAAGCCTCATGCGGAGTTCTCGTAACTCGTGCAGCTGAAGAACTGAAACGTTACTGCGCAGCATTATCCGCGAAACGCAACGAGAGAGCCAGGGACAAAACCGCGCTGCAGAGGAAACGGGCTGCGCAGCTT GAAGAAGCGCGAACAAAAATAACTGAACTCAAATCGGCAGTAGAGCGTGAACAGCAAGCGTTAGAAATGGAAACGGCACAAGAGAATACCGCTGCAGCCGAGTGGAGTGCTGAGGAGGTGCTGATGATGGAGAGGATCCAGGAGCTGAGGGCTCGCCAGCAGCAGTACAAGCGTGTGGAAGACGAGCTGCAGTTCTGGGAGGCGCAGGAGAAGAT TTGGCAATCGAAATTATCAACACTCCGCGAGAACGTCGTCAAGCAAAGACAGGAGGCAAATATTAAGTTAGAAGATACAAAAGTTAAGCTATTGGAACACGCACGAAGCGCGCTTGTTGCTTGGAACACGAGGTTGGACATGAATTGA
- the LOC123700911 gene encoding nucleolar complex protein 3 homolog → MAKKGKIKISKIKRTNHTTNKMKKAGKLKLQRHKPKTQAKNKQHTQMPPEYSSDSESSSNEWADMLDEEEQQYIMSRLAKQPQLLSNVPAEEPAKSQSKKRKRGREKAQKPAGGDSGAESASDVEEKYEQEMAERPVKKMRPLLPIKTKEGLQERAEEVEMSDNEEKSDVEQEIEMEDDEEETASDSGMDPGEEDGEGVVTAVELLAARRDKLRHEKLRIGALCSSLLESPEKKLKNLYPILYLMEEKLKDGSLNLLSVRKLATVSAAEVFRDILPEYRIRHQDYTDVKLKKDTLALYKFEKELLEFYKRYLVRIEKATSVLRRKKGDNRKPDVSTTNLGLISLRSMCSLLEAKPNFNYSTNIAQSVIPFLDSRIPEARNIVTECCSNVFKEDTKGDVTLSIVRLINQLVKRRGENLQPSALDCLLSLRIEHVHLDEENELKLKKKQEEKHKKRIVNLSKKEKKRAKKLKEVEKELLETEAKENEAARLKQLTEVTKLAFHIYFRLLKTAPRSQLLNAVLQGLAKFAHVINLEYYSDLVAILGALVRDELVPRSSRLRCVRTALALLASADALNVDPGHFHAYLYAAVLEVHAASDESEIRLVLEAINAVCARARRISRSVVQAFSKRLGTLATQLPHHAALAALHTLHTLCTQNKAVSSLLDTEETMGSGRFDPHVPSPEHCNAHAATLFELATLARHYHPTTRKVAVAVLGQGQLPVELTKLSSLQIYSEYDGSQMAFKPSIPPPVPSTKSKLGRDHTWAQQDLYKHCLSVEEAVDLKLPNVR, encoded by the exons ATGGCG AAAAAAGGGAAGATAAAGATTAGTAAAATTAAGAGGACCAACCACACAACGAACAAGATGAAGAAGGCTGGAAAATTGAAGCTTCAGCGCCATAAGCCGAAGACACAGGCAAAAAATAAGCAGCACACGCAAATGCCGCCGGAGTACAGTAGTGATAGCGAATCGTCAAGCAATGAATGGGCGGACATGTTAGATGAAGAAGAGCAGCAATATATTATGAGCCGTCTTGCTAAACAGCCACAATTGCTCTCTAACGTCCCTGCAGAGGAACCGGCTAAAAG tCAAAGTAAGAAAAGGAAGCGAGGTAGAGAAAAGGCACAAAAGCCAGCTGGTGGTGACAGTGGGGCTGAAAGTGCTAGTGACGTTGAAGAGAAGTATGAACAGGAGATGGCTGAGAGGCCTGTGAAGAAGATGCGGCCGTTGCTGCCGATCAAAACTAAGGAAGGACTGCAGGAGCGGGCAGAGGAAGTTGAAA TGTCGGACAATGAAGAAAAATCAGACGTCGAGCAAGAAATAGAAATGGAAGATGATGAAGAAGAAACAGCATCAGACTCCGGCATGGATCCTGGTGAAGAGGATGGTGAGGGTGTGGTGACGGCCGTCGAGCTGCTGGCTGCGAGACGTGATAAGTTGAGGCACGAGAAGCTGCGGATTGGAGCCCTGTGCTCGTCGCTACTTGAGAGTCCGGAGAAGAAG CTAAAGAACCTATACCCAATCCTATACCTAATGGAGGAAAAACTAAAGGATGGTTCGTTGAACCTGCTGTCAGTTCGGAAGCTAGCAACTGTCTCCGCAGCCGAGGTGTTCAGGGACATCCTGCCGGAGTACAGGATCAGACATCAGGACTATACTGATGTTAAAT TGAAAAAGGACACATTAGCGCTGtacaaatttgaaaaagaactACTCGAATTTTACAAGAGATACCTAGTGAGAATCGAAAAGGCGACGTCGGTTTTGAGAAGGAAGAAAGGTGATAATCG AAAACCAGATGTCTCCACCACCAACCTAGGACTCATATCGCTCCGATCCATGTGCAGTCTCCTCGAAGCCAAACCGAACTTCAACTACTCCACTAACATAGCACAGAGTGTGATACCGTTCCTTGATAGCAGGATCCCGGAAGCAAGGAACATTGTGACGGAGTGCTGTTCTAATGTGTTTAAAGAAGATACGAAGGGGGATGTTACATTGTCA ATAGTGCGTCTCATAAACCAGCTTGTAAAGCGTCGCGGTGAGAACTTGCAGCCGAGCGCTTTAGACTGTTTACTTTCCTTGAGAATAGAACATGTGCATTTGGATGAGGAAAATGAGTTGAAATTGAAGAAAAAACAGGAGGAAAAACATAAGAAACGTATTGTTAACTTATCTAAGAAGGAGAAGAAG CGTGCAAAAAAACTCAAAGAAGTAGAAAAAGAGTTACTGGAAACGGAAGCTAAAGAGAACGAAGCGGCGCGGCTCAAACAACTGACGGAAGTGACTAAACTCGCCTTCCACATCTACTTCCGGTTGTTGAAAACCGCTCCTAGATCGCAGCTGCTTAATGCTGTGTTACAGGGGCTAGCTAA ATTCGCGCACGTCATCAACCTCGAGTACTACAGCGATCTAGTGGCCATACTCGGCGCACTAGTTCGCGACGAGCTAGTTCCCCGCAGTTCGCGGTTACGCTGCGTGCGCACCGCGCTAGCTCTGCTCGCGTCGGCGGACGCGCTCAATGTGGACCCGGGACACTTCCACGCGTACTTATATGCGGCGGTTCTGGAGGTGCATGCGG CATCAGACGAGTCAGAAATCCGGCTGGTGTTAGAAGCCATCAATGCTGTGTGTGCTCGAGCCCGACGTATATCCCGTTCAGTTGTGCAAGCGTTCAGCAAGCGTTTGGGCACGCTGGCGACGCAGCTGCCGCACCACGCCGCACTCGCCGCGCTGCACACGCTGCACACGCTG TGCACACAAAACAAAGCAGTATCTTCCCTGCTCGATACAGAAGAAACGATGGGTTCAGGCCGCTTCGACCCGCACGTGCCCTCCCCAGAACATTGTAACGCGCACGCAGCTACGTTGTTTGAACTAGCAACACTGGCAAGACATTATCATCCGACAACGAGGAAAGTGGCGGTAGCAGTACTGGGACAAGGGCAGTTACCCGTGGAGTTGACGAAATT atCCTCTCTCCAAATCTACTCCGAGTACGACGGTTCCCAGATGGCATTCAAGCCATCCATCCCCCCTCCCGTCCCCTCCACCAAGAGCAAGTTAGGCCGCGACCACACGTGGGCACAACAAGACTTGTACAAACACTGCCTTAGTGTGGAAGAAGCTGTAGATTTGAAACTGCCTAATGTTAgatga